TGTCGGGATGAACCTGGAGTGCGAGACGGCGGTAGGCTGACTGAATTTCTTGCTGACTGGCGTCACGAGAGACATCGAGGACCTCGTAATACGTTCGATCAGCTGATCGTGCCATATGCCGATTCTAACCTAAATCGATGGTGCTCATCGTCATGGGGTCAGGACCAAAGCCAAACCGAGATCGTCAGGCCCCTTAAAGGTTGCAGCCAGCTTGCTGGTGATGTCGCACGGTAGGTGATTGCGACCGCAATCGTGGTGTCGAGATGCCGTGCCATAGCGATCGATGGCCATATCGACACACGGTGAGGATCACCTGTCTCCTCTCTTACTTATGTGAGCGTGCAGCTACTGACTCCAGTGCTCTTGTGCGGTAACCGGCCGCTAGGTCGATGAGCTCTGTGAGTCGGTACGCGTTTGGGTCGCTTTGGGCACTTACTAGGTTGACGAGGGCCAGCGTGGTGGCGGACCGGACGCCAGATTCGGCGAGGAGGGCTGCAGTGGTACCATCTCCGGTGAGATTGGGGTTGCCCACCTCTGTGAGATGGGCAGCGATCGCTCCGACCTCAATGCCGAGGTTGGCAATATCCAGCGATACCTGGGCGGCATGTTTGAGACGAACCCTGACCTGGTCGGCAGTGTTTGTGGAGTGTTGTTTCCGTTCTTCGCGCTGTGCCAGGATTACCTCAGCATAGGCTGTGGCGTCTGCTTGGCACAGTTTGTTGGCTCGGTCGCGCAGCTCTCGTGCCGCGCGTGCGTAATCGTTCGCGTCCGTCAGTTGCCGGGTCGATAGTAGGGCGGATTTGACGCATAGTGCTGCTGCCATGCTCACCGCGATAGCCGCAACAGAGCCTGCCGCAGGGGCAGGTTTGGGTTCGGCGACCGCGTCGATGAAGTCCTTGACGGTACTATCGAGGTACTCGGGAAGATCAACTGAGTCCGACAATTTCCCCCGTTTCGTCGATGTCGATCGATTCCGCGGAGGGATGTGCGGATAAGCCTGGCATCGTGGAGATGTCGCCGCAGATGAGGTAGACAAAACCAGCCCCGACCGAGGCACGAGCCTCACGGACCGGCATCCGCCAGCCGGTAGGTGCTCCCTTCAGCGATGGATCTGATGAGATTGAGAGGTGGGTTTTCGCGATAATCACCGGTAGGTTCCCGAAGCCATTTTGCTCATAGATCTCAAGCTGTCGACTCGCGGCCGGCAGGTAGTCGACGCCATCTGCTCCGTACACTTTCTTGGCGATGATTTCGATCTTTTCCCGTAGCGGAGCCTCATTGGGATAGAGTAGGCCAAAGTGGTTCGGTTCGTTGGCCGCCTCTGCCACCATCTCGGCGAGTTCGACCGCTCCTTTGCCGCCGGCGACGAAGTTAGTGCAGAGGGCGACCCGGGCACCCATCGACTCGGCGATCTCACGGATCGCATCGTGCTCGGAGGAGAAGTCCCCTGGGAATGCGTTGATGGCGACGACGGGGCTTACCCCGTGGAGTTTGATGTTCTCGATCTGCTTGCGAAGGTTTGCTCCACCGGCATGGACCTCGTCAGGGTTCTCTTGTAAGATGGCAGGCGGCAGTGGCCGGCCGGCGACGACTCGATGTTGGCCTGAGTGAACTTTGAGCGCTCGTACGGTCGCGACTAGGACTGCAGCGTCTGGGGTGAGACCTGAGGCACGGCACTTGATGTTGAAGAAGCGTTCTGCTCCCATATCGGCTCCAAAGCCAGCCTCGGTGATCAGGAAGTCTCCGGTGTGGATGCCGATCAAGTCTGCGACGATCGATGAATTTCCATGGGCGATGTTGCCAAAGGGTCCAGCGTGGACAAGAACCGGAGTGTTCTCCAGCGTTTGGAGAAGGTTGGGCTTGATCGCATCGCGCATCATAACCGTCATTGCACCGGCGGCCCTGAGTTGTTCTGCGGTGACGGGCTCGTGTTCGCTGGTGTAACCGATGACGATTCGACCAAGCCGAGCGCGGAGATCCTGCAAGGAGGTAGAGAGAGCAAGGACGCCCATGATCTCGGATGCGGCGGTGATGTCAAAGCCGGTCTGACGGGGGATGCCATCATTTTTGCCACCGAGCCCAATCACGATGTTACGGAGTGCACGGTCGTCGACGTCGAGCACGCGCCTCCAGGTGATATCGTGGGGATCGATATCGAGCTCGTTTCCTCGAAAGAGATGATTGTCAAGCATCGCTGCGAGGAGATTATGGGCACTTGTGACTGCGTGCATATCGCCCGTGAGGTGGAGATTGAGCGATTCCATGGGCACGACTTGGCTATAGCCGCCCCCTGCTGCGCCGCCCTTGATGCCAAAGGTTGGACCCATCGAGGGTTGGCGGATGGCGATGGTGGCGCGCCGGCCGGTGTGATGCATGGCCTGGCCTAGCCCCACCGTTGTGGTGGTCTT
The Ferrimicrobium sp. DNA segment above includes these coding regions:
- a CDS encoding formate--tetrahydrofolate ligase translates to MTMDSDLTIARAANLKPIIDIAREMGIAPELLETYGNSVAKIKLEAIEALADRPKAKYVVVSAITPTPLGEGKTTTTVGLGQAMHHTGRRATIAIRQPSMGPTFGIKGGAAGGGYSQVVPMESLNLHLTGDMHAVTSAHNLLAAMLDNHLFRGNELDIDPHDITWRRVLDVDDRALRNIVIGLGGKNDGIPRQTGFDITAASEIMGVLALSTSLQDLRARLGRIVIGYTSEHEPVTAEQLRAAGAMTVMMRDAIKPNLLQTLENTPVLVHAGPFGNIAHGNSSIVADLIGIHTGDFLITEAGFGADMGAERFFNIKCRASGLTPDAAVLVATVRALKVHSGQHRVVAGRPLPPAILQENPDEVHAGGANLRKQIENIKLHGVSPVVAINAFPGDFSSEHDAIREIAESMGARVALCTNFVAGGKGAVELAEMVAEAANEPNHFGLLYPNEAPLREKIEIIAKKVYGADGVDYLPAASRQLEIYEQNGFGNLPVIIAKTHLSISSDPSLKGAPTGWRMPVREARASVGAGFVYLICGDISTMPGLSAHPSAESIDIDETGEIVGLS
- a CDS encoding cyclodeaminase/cyclohydrolase family protein; translation: MSDSVDLPEYLDSTVKDFIDAVAEPKPAPAAGSVAAIAVSMAAALCVKSALLSTRQLTDANDYARAARELRDRANKLCQADATAYAEVILAQREERKQHSTNTADQVRVRLKHAAQVSLDIANLGIEVGAIAAHLTEVGNPNLTGDGTTAALLAESGVRSATTLALVNLVSAQSDPNAYRLTELIDLAAGYRTRALESVAARSHK